Proteins encoded together in one Coffea arabica cultivar ET-39 chromosome 2c, Coffea Arabica ET-39 HiFi, whole genome shotgun sequence window:
- the LOC113727090 gene encoding carotenoid 9,10(9',10')-cleavage dioxygenase, with amino-acid sequence MGRQEGEEVVEKIEGKQEVVVVNPKPNNGFTAKLIDWVEKAVVKLMYDSKQPLHYLSGNFAPVDETPPCKDLLVKGHLPECLNGEFVRVGPNPKFSPVAGYHWFDGDGMIHGIRIKDGKATYVSRYVKTSRLKQEEYFGGSKFMKVGDLKGLFGLFMVNMQILRAKLKVLDMTYGIGTANTALIYHHGKLLALQEADKPYVLRVLEDGDLQTLGLLDYDKRLTHSFTAHPKVDPFTGEMFTFGYSHTPPYITYRVISKEGVMDDPVPITISDPIMMHDFAITENYAIFMDLPLYFRPKEMVKDKKLIFTFDPTKKARFGVLPRYSKNDALIKWFELPNCFIFHNANAWEEGDEVILITCRLQNPDLDMVSGIVKKKLENFSNELYEMRFNLKTGLASQKKLSESAVDFPRVNESYTGRKQQYVYGTILDSIAKVTGIAKFDLHAEPETGKTKIEVGGNVQGVFDLGPGRFGSEAIFVPRQPGITSEEDDGYLIFFVHDESTGKSAVNVIDAKTMSADPVAVVELPNRVPYGFHAFFVTEEQLEEQAKL; translated from the exons atgggtaggcaagaaggagaagaagtgGTGGAGAAAATTGAGGGAAAACAAGAAGTTGTGGTTGTGAATCCAAAACCCAATAATGGATTCACTGCAAAGTTGATAGATTGGGTGGAAAAAGCGGTGGTGAAGTTGATGTATGATTCGAAACAGCCTCTTCATTATCTGAGTGGGAACTTTGCTCCCGTTGATGAAACTCCTCCTTGTAAGGACCTTCTTGTTAAGGGTCATCTACCG GAATGCCTCAATGGCGAGTTTGTAAGGGTCGGTCCCAATCCTAAGTTTTCTCCTGTGGCTGGATACCATTG GTTTGACGGAGATGG AATGATTCATGGTATACGCATAAAAGATGGAAAAGCAACATATGTCTCCCGGTACGTGAAGACATCAAGGCTTAAACAAGAAGAATATTTTGGGGGATCTAAGTTCATGAAG GTTGGGGATCTCAAGGGGCTGTTCGGATTGTTCATGGTTAATATGCAAATTCTTAGAGCAAAGCTAAAAGTTTTGGATATGACTTATGGAATTGGAACAG CAAATACAGCTCTAATCTATCACCATGGGAAGCTCCTGGCACTTCAAGAGGCTGATAAACCAT ATGTGCTTAGGGTCTTAGAAGATGGAGATCTACAAACTCTAGGCCTGCTGGATTACGACAAAAGACTGACACATTCCTTTACTGCTCATCCAAAGGTTGACCCATTTACCG GTGAGATGTTCACATTTGGGTATTCACACACACCACCATATATCACATACAGAGTAATATCCAAGGAGGGAGTAATGGACGATCCTGTGCCAATTACAATATCAGACCCAATCATGATGCACGATTTTGCCATCACCGAAAACTATGCAATTTTCATGGATCTCCCATTGTACTTCAGACCGAAG GAAATGGTGAAAGATAAAAAGCTAATATTCACATTTGATCCAACTAAGAAGGCTCGTTTTGGTGTTCTTCCACGGTACTCAAAGAATGATGCCTTGATTAAATGGTTTGAGCTGCCAAATTGCTTTATATTCCATAATG CCAATGCATGGGAGGAAGGGGATGAGGTTATTCTTATCACTTGCCGTCTGCAGAACCCAGACCTGGACATGGTTAGCGGCATTGTGAaaaagaagcttgaaaatttttcaaatgagCT GTATGAAATGCGATTTAACCTGAAAACTGGTCTTGCTTCACAGAAGAAACTATCAGAGTCTGCAGTAGATTTTCCAAGGGTGAATGAGAGCTACACTGGAAG GAAACAACAATATGTATATGGGACCATATTGGACAGCATTGCCAAGGTCACAGGGATTGCCaaatttgatttgcatgctGAACCAGAGACTggtaaaacaaaaattgaagttgGTGGTAATGTTCAAGGTGTCTTTGACCTAGGACCAGGAAGGTTTGGTTCGGAGGCTATCTTTGTTCCACGCCAGCCTGGTATTACATCTGAAGAGGATGATGGCTACTTGATATTCTTCGTACATGATGAATCGACTGG AAAGTCAGCTGTAAATGTGATTGATGCAAAAACAATGTCAGCTGATCCTGTTGCCGTTGTTGAATTACCTAATAGAGTTCCATACGGGTTCCATGCTTTCTTTGTGACAGAG GAACAACTTGAAGAACAAGCAAAACTTTGA